CGACGAGATTGGATGCGGCTACGGAAACAATGGCGATGTCATGGTCGCCCACATGCTCAAGGAAAGCGACCCGGCTGGAACCCATCAGTCGATCATGGGCTTGATCAACATTGACGGGCGCTACGATCCGTCCAACCCGGTATTCGCCACGATCTTCTCCATTCCGCTCGCTGTCGAGACACATGCCCTGGCCTACTACGCCATGGTGAAAACCGATGACCGAGCTGAGATCACCTACGACCGAGAATCCGACACCGTCACTGTTAACTGGCCCCAGGCGCATACAGACCATCTGTTCGAGAAGGCTCATGCTGTATTCGATAGCCTTACCGGCGCCAACGGGGTCGACTACCGCGAGGATCTGTTCGAAGGTAGCGCCTTTGCTGCCAACACCGTGCACCCCATGGGTGGATGCGTTCGAGGCAAAGCCACCGACAGCTATGGACGCCTTAAGGGATACCAGAACCTATATGTTAATGACGCGTCTTTGATTCCGGGCTACCTCGGGTGCAACCCCTTTATGACAGTCACCGCGCTTGCTGAACACAACATGGAGGCCATCCTCCAAAACCGACGCTGAAAACTTGCGCCGGACCAGCTGCTTTAGCGGGCTCGTAGGCGGTGAATCACCTCGCCCACCGGCAGATAGCACTAGCAGCTGACCCGCTCCTTGATGAGCTGGCGAGAACTTCGCTGCCATCGCCCGCGCCGTCGGCTCCGCGGATGCCTTCGGGCGGCGACCTGGCACCGCCGCAGCGGTGGTGTGGTTCGCTGGCGCTGGTCTGGTTCCAGGACCTGAACCCGGCCCTGGATGTGGGGCGCCCGCCCGAATGCTTCGTGAGGGCAATATCGATGTCGTGACTACACGAATTGCATACTACTGCAGGAAAATTCGAAGGTAGTGGATACGAGCGCGATAGGCAGGCTGCGCCTTCGCAGGCGACGCCGTCGTTGGGACCTATGTGAATAGGTGTCGAAACTCTGCTGGGTCGGTGAGGCGTTTTAGATGACGGTTGGCGGCGAGTCGGTGGTGTTGTTCTTGTTGCCGGGGTGAGGCAATGGGATTAGTGAGTGGGCGGTGGATGGACGTGTGCCCGTTTATACGTCGATGATTTTGACTGCGCGGGTGGCAGATATTGGCCTACGGCGTTGCGGCGCAATGTGAATCTGATCATGACGGCGTGTAGGCGGATAGGACTATGCGCGGTCATGCGTCGGTAGAGGGTGCGGTCTAGGGGTGTTGTTGAGTGCTGGGGACATGCCTACTCACCGACGTTTCAGGGGCGCATCAGCCTCTGCTCTTATTCGCCATGCGTGCCGGCGAGCCCTTTTCGAGCTGGCTACTGCGTGTTGAGTTACCGTCAACTTGTGCGGGAGTCGACTTTCCAACGTGCGCGAACAGCTGAACACAAACGCGAGCGAGCGGCTGCGATGCTCGACGCCGCTCGTTCGTTAGCATCTGAAGTGGGAGTGTCGTCGGTGACTTTGAATGAGCTAGCCGATCGTGCCGGTATCCACCGTTCTGCGGTGCGTCGTTACTACAGTTCCTACAAGGAGGTCCTGCTCCTTGTAGGACAAGAGCGATGGCAACACTGGTCTGTCAACGTTTGTGAGTCACTCGAAGCTGCCGGCCAAATGCCTTGTCGTGCATAGCGACTCCACCGGTGCACGGTCCTGCGCCGTTAATGGCGTGGTGCCGCCCAAGCCGCGGACCGTATAGGGCACACACGCAGGAGGCTGAATTTGTTGATCTATATGGCTTTGTGCAGCAGGATCCGCTGTTGTTTGTAGCGGGCATCAAGGCCGGTGACAGTAATGTCAAGTTTTCGTGTCACGTCCATGAGATACGAGCTGGCAGTGAATATTCCACTGGGCTGGGAGTTGTTCAGCGGTGTGTGCACGCAACGCCAGTCCCAAAGTCTTCCAGGTGAGGCACGTGTAACTCGACGTTCGCGCGTTCCCATGTATCTCTGTGTCCGGCCGGTCTGTGGGGCTTGGTAATGGGTACGCGGATCGCGAGAACGCGGTCTCGCAGGTGTCCTGCGGCAAGATTCCAGGCTACCAATGGGCGGTGATCGTCAACCCAATGCCGATGAGGAGCTGGCCGACGGTGAGGTCGGGGAGTTCTGGTTGGCGGCAACAACGTCGGCCGCGGTTACTGGGGGAGAACCAAAGAGACGGACTTCTCGTTCGGCAACATACAACGGCTCCTTTAGGAACGCATCCGCCAGTTACAGCGTCCTCCTCGAACCACAATGAATGAATGGAGATGCCTACGGCTCCCACAGGACGTAGTCGCACTATCCGTAGCGGCGGTGCACCGTATCACCGATAGTCCGCACACCGGACAACAGTTTGCGCTGCTTAAGTAAATATCGTACGCAACGCCCTGAGCACTTCGTCCGTTCCGGGCTTAGTTGGCCACTCTCGGGTACTCATAGTCAGCTAGGGATTCGGCCTTCATTTCCGCATCTTGATGGCCATCGCCGTGCTAGTGGTCGGATGAGGGCCTTTCAGTATGACATCCAAGATTGACCTGGCCTTGGGGAAGCTGCATCTGACGCTCGGCATGGCGCTGCTGGAACAGTTCTTCGGCTAGCGAGTCGACCATTCGGTCCTGTGCGAAAAAGCACCCAAATCAGCTCTTGGATAAGTGATCTGCGGCCGCGGACAGCAACAACAAAGACTGGTTGAGCTCCTCTCAGCGGGTGGTGCGCGCTGCAGCATGCCAAGCCCGCACTCGGAGAGAGTGCAGATCGACACACGAGACCTTGTTGCACCACCGTGTGCGGCCAGCTACCGCTGCCCGCTCAAAAAAGGGACTTTAGTTTGTATTGCTGCACAATCCGAGAAGCGATACTACTTGGATAGTTCGAGCTGCAGGGAGTGTCATGGTCACCATCTCGGTGTTGAAGAGATATGAGTGCTATCCGGATTGCATTAAACTTCCAATTACGTTACTTTCCAGCCCTTAGGTAGTGATAGCCGGCGATGGGAGGTGTTTGTGGAGTCGAGCATGAGGGCTATGTTGCCGGGAGTCGTCTGCGGTGTTTCCGCGGGCGACGGCGGATCTGTTCGTCGAGAATCTCGTTGCGGTGCAAAAACTTTGGTTGATTCTGACGTGGCGTCGAAGCGACGCGCGACGACCGGTTGGAACCCGTTCAAAATATGCGCGTCAGCGGTAAGTCGCGGACTGCTCTGGATGTTAGCTGACCTCCGCTTCTTTCCGCTAGTCGCTGCCACTACGGGATTGATAGCTGTCCACAGAGACTCGCAGGCGCAATGACGACGCAGGACGGTCGCCGCGCCGCCACTGATGGCGTTGCGGCGATCCAGGATTGGACGACCGGATACGTCAAGCGGCACCCGCTGGAATCCCTCGAGACCGTCGGCGAGCAGTTCGTGCTCGGTGTCCGCACCATCCAGTGGTTCTTCATCGACCTGTTCACCGGCCAGTTCCAGTGGCAGGAGTTCGTCAGGCAGGGCGCCTTCCAGGCCGGCACCGCCGTCGTGCCCGTCATCCTGGTCACCCTGCCCATCGGTGTCACGCTCTCCATTCAGTTCGCACTGCTCGCCGGGCAGGTCGGTGCGACATCACTGGCCGGTGCGGCCAGTGGTATCGCGATCATCCGGCAGGCCGCCTCCCTGGTGGCCGCGATTCTCATGGCATCGGCGGTGGGTTCGGCGATCACCGCCGACCTCGGCTCGCGCACCATGCGTGAGGAGACCGACGCTATGGAGGTCATGGGTGTCTCGGTGATCCGTCGGCTTGTCGTGCCCCGTTTCGGCGCGGCCATCATGATCGCGGTCACGCTGACGGGTGTGGTGTGTTTCGTCGGCTTCCTTGGTGCCTATCTGTTCAATGTGTATTGGCAAAGCGGCGCGCCGGGCAGCTTCGTGTCAACCTTCGCGTCGTTCGCGAGCCCGGGCGATATGACGCTCGCCCTCATGAAGGCGGTGATCTACGGCGCCATCGTGGCGGTGGTGGCCTGCCAGAAGGGTCTGTCGACCAAGGGCGGCCCGATCGGTGTCGCCAACTCGGTGAATGCGGCGGTCGTGGAATCGATCCTGCTGCTGATGACGGTCAACCTCGCCATCAGCCAGCTGTACAACATGCTGTTCCCTCGAATGGGGCTCTGATATGAGCGTATCGAGGCATCTCCCTCGGATGAGAAGATCTTTCGTTATTGGGTCCAGGCAGGCCTTCCGCTCGATCGGTAGATCCGGGCACATGGTCGCGTTCTTCGTGCGCGCGATCGTCGGTGTTCCGATTGCGTTGCGCCACTACCGGAAAGAGTTCCTGCGCCACCTTTCCGATGTTGCCTGGGGTAATGGCTCCCTGGTAGTCGGTGGCGGCACTGCCGGTGTTGCACTGGTTTTGGGTGTCACCACGGGTGCTTTGGTGGCCATTGAGGGCTACAATTTCCTGGATCTGTTGGGCTTGGGTCCTGCCACCGGAATCATTTCGTCGTTGGCGAGCACTCGTGAATTGGCCCCCATTGTGGCGTCACTTGCTTTCGCGATGCAGGCGGGCTGTCGCTTTACCGCGCAGCTGGGTTCGATGCGCATCGCCGAGGAGATCGACGCCATGGAATCGGTTGCGATTCGGCCGATTCCGTTCTTGGTCACGACTCGATTGATGGCGGCGACCATCGTCACCCTCCCCCTGTATCTGGTCTGCCTCGGGATTAGCTATTTGTCCTGTCAGGTAATGGTGGGCATCCTTGGCGGCGGATCGGTCGGGTCGTATCTGCATTACTTCGGTATTGGGGTCAGCGGGATCGATATCGTCTACTCGGTGCTCAAGGCGGTTGTCTTTGTCTGGCTTGCCTCGACCGCTCAGTGCTACTACGGCTTCTACGCCAGCGGTGGACCCGAGGGTGTAGGCATCGCCGCCGGGAATGCAATGCGCGCGTCGATCACTCTGGTGATCATCGTCAACATGCTGCTCACGCTGGCCTTGTGGAGCGTGGATGCGGGCGCCAGGTTGGGCGGGTAGATGCCAAATTCTTTCGAGTCCGATGGCCGTGGTCCCACCGATGTACAGCTCTTTGCTAGTGGTGTTGCCCTGTTTGTCGTGGCGGGGTTGCTCACCGGTTTGATGCTCCTGAAGTCGGCAGGGCGTCTGAACGACTACGTTCGCGTGGTGGCCGACCTTGTCAATGTCGGTGATGGTCTGCCGCGGAAATCGGATGTGAAGTACCACGGCATTCTGGTCGGCGAGGTTGACGTTGTCACGCCGGCAGCCGACGGCAAGCCCAATTTCGTGTATATCAACCTGAAGTCGCAGTACGCCAAGTCCATTCCGGACACCGCGACCGCGCGTGTGGTTCCTAGCAATGTGTTCGCGGTGTCGTCGGTGCAGTTGGTGGACCGCGGACCGGGTGCACCCGTCCGCGGCGGGGCGCACATCGCCGAGGACACCCAGCTGCCGACCGTTCTGTTCCAGACGACGGTGAGCAAGCTGCGTGACGTCCTCAACGCGACCGGCCGCAGCCGTGACGGCAACACGGTGGGCATCCTGGCGGCTGTCGGCGCCGCTACCGACAACCGCCGCGTCAAGCTGCTCACCGGGGGCGCGCAGCTGAACCGCCTCATCGGTGAGCTCAACTCCATCGTGGCGACCGATACGGGGGCGTCTACCGTTTCGGCGCTGCTGAATGCGACTGAAGGGCTTAAGCAGTCGGCGCCGGAGTTACTGGACTCGCTCGGCGTGGCCGTCCAGCCCATGCGGGCATTGGTCGAGAAGCGCGAGCAGCTCACCAGCCTTGTGTCCGGAGGCCTGCACACGATAGGCGCGGCACACCAGGCCTTCTACAACCATTCCGATCAGCTCATCGGTATCACGTCCGACCTGGCACCCGTCATCGGCTCCTTCGCGGACAAGTCCCGCAATTTCGTCCCGGCGTTCAGCAAGCTCACCAATGTGTCGCAGAGATTCATGGACCACATGTGGATGCGGGATCGCGACACCGTGAACCTACGGGTAAACGTCTCGTTCACCCCCAGCTATGACTACACACGGGCCGATTGTCCGCGATATGGCGAGTTGAAGGGGACGAGTTGTTTTACCGCGCCCGAGCTCGTGGTACGTCCTGACTTACCCGAAGAACTACTGCCACAGAACTACAAGGTGCCTCCAGATCTGCAGCCTCCGCGCGGAACAGTTTTGGGCCCCAACGGAAACCTGGTCGCGGTCGGGCCCCCGTATGTGGTGCTACCCGGCGGACCGAGCCTGACCGATCCCAACCCGCCGCTGCCGCCGTGGCAGCCGGTGCCGGTGCCGCGCGTCCCCGGCACCGCCGACCCCGGACTACTGGAACCCCAACCGGACGTCGCGCCCGCCTCGTTCGGCGGGAATGTGGGTCCGGTCGGCAGCACCTTCGAACGCGCTCAGCTCAGTGCCATTACCGATAAGCCGGCGAGCTCATCCACCCAACTGCTACTCGGTCCCCTTGCTCGGGGCACCACCGTCACGATGGCTAGAAAGGAACTTTCCGAATGAGTTTCAGGCGACTATTGATCGCGCTGTCCGTCTTCGTGGCAGTGGCTCTGGCGTTGACATGGCTGGTGTATGCCACGTTGCGTCGCGAGATCAGTGGGGATACGACGGCATACTCGGCCGTGTTCACCGACGTTTTCGGGTTGCGCGATGGTGACGACGTGCGCATGGCCGGTGTGCGAGTGGGGCGCGTCCAGAAGATCGAGTTGGTCAACAACAAGCAGGCCAAGGTCGACTTTGTCGTCCAGAACGAGCAGAAGCTGTACGGCAACACCCTGGCCTCGGTGACGTATCAGAACATCGTCGGCCAACGGTACCTCGGTCTGTCGCGCGGCAAGCCCGGCGCTTCCGACAGCGACACAGTTCTACCGGAGGGGGCGACGATCCCTGTGGAGCGCACTGATCCGTCGTTTGATGTGACGACCCTGCTCAACGGGTATGAGCCGCTGTTCTCTACGCTGGATCCGGAACAGGCCGACAACCTCACCAAGGGTGTCATCCAATCTCTACAGGGAGATGACGCCTCAATCGCCACCCTCGTTACCCAAACATCAAGACTGACAGAAACTTTCGCGGGCCGCGATCAAGCGCTGGCGAACGTGATCACCAGCCTCAACACCGTTGCGGGGAATCTCTCGCTGCAGAACGAGAGCCTGGATAACACGATCGCCCACAGTCGAAAGATAGTGTCGGACTTTGATGCTCACCGTCCGACGCTGGTATCCGCGGTGGGCTCCCTGGCGCAGGTGACCCGACGCCTGTCGGCGATCACCAAGGAGGTTAATCCGTCGCTGGAAGAGTTGATCGGGCGCCAGCCCGGATTCGGCAAGCACCTGGTAGGCATCGAGCCGCAGCTCGCGTTCTTCGGCGACAATCTGCCGTTGGTGCTCAAGGGGCTGGCGCGCATGTCGAATGAGGGCGCGTTCCTCAATGTGTATGCGTGCGACCTGGATTTCACCAGCTTTTTTCCGGGTTTGAACGATGTGGTGCCGATCATCGTCAATGCGGCGACGCCCGGCAACGTCGCCCAATACACCCCGCGATGCAGGAACCTGGCCAATGGCTGAGCAATCGAGGTGGCAGAGGTTCAAGAGCCGGCCGGTCGAGACCTATAACAAGACCTGGCTCGGCTTAGTGGCGATAACTGTGGTCGTCGCGCTGATTGGAGTGATGCTGCTCGTGAAAGCCCTTGGGCTGGGGTACAGGAGCTACACCGCCGAGTTCGTGCAGGCCGCCTCCTTGCGGCCCGGTCAGCCGATCACGGTCGCGGGCATCCCGGTCGGGAGTATCACGAGCCTGCGGCTCGCCGGTGACCATGTCGAGGCGGGGCTTTCGGTTCGTGACGATGTGATCCTGGGTAAGGACACTAAGGCCTCCATCCGGGTGACCACGATCCTGGGCTCCAGGTTCCTGGATCTGCGTCCCGATGGTCCCGGATCGTTGCCCAACAGGACGATTGACATAGCGCATACAGAGGTTCCGTACGATCTTCAGGCCACGCTGAAGGACGTGACGACGACCTTCGAACAGGTTGATTTCGATAAGGTTGCACATTCGCTCAGTGTTCTCGGCAAGCAGCTCGACGGTCTACCAGAGGTGGTTCCGCAGGCCATGGAGAACATCCAGAGG
This genomic window from Mycobacteroides chelonae contains:
- a CDS encoding MlaE family ABC transporter permease, which translates into the protein MTTQDGRRAATDGVAAIQDWTTGYVKRHPLESLETVGEQFVLGVRTIQWFFIDLFTGQFQWQEFVRQGAFQAGTAVVPVILVTLPIGVTLSIQFALLAGQVGATSLAGAASGIAIIRQAASLVAAILMASAVGSAITADLGSRTMREETDAMEVMGVSVIRRLVVPRFGAAIMIAVTLTGVVCFVGFLGAYLFNVYWQSGAPGSFVSTFASFASPGDMTLALMKAVIYGAIVAVVACQKGLSTKGGPIGVANSVNAAVVESILLLMTVNLAISQLYNMLFPRMGL
- a CDS encoding MlaD family protein produces the protein MPNSFESDGRGPTDVQLFASGVALFVVAGLLTGLMLLKSAGRLNDYVRVVADLVNVGDGLPRKSDVKYHGILVGEVDVVTPAADGKPNFVYINLKSQYAKSIPDTATARVVPSNVFAVSSVQLVDRGPGAPVRGGAHIAEDTQLPTVLFQTTVSKLRDVLNATGRSRDGNTVGILAAVGAATDNRRVKLLTGGAQLNRLIGELNSIVATDTGASTVSALLNATEGLKQSAPELLDSLGVAVQPMRALVEKREQLTSLVSGGLHTIGAAHQAFYNHSDQLIGITSDLAPVIGSFADKSRNFVPAFSKLTNVSQRFMDHMWMRDRDTVNLRVNVSFTPSYDYTRADCPRYGELKGTSCFTAPELVVRPDLPEELLPQNYKVPPDLQPPRGTVLGPNGNLVAVGPPYVVLPGGPSLTDPNPPLPPWQPVPVPRVPGTADPGLLEPQPDVAPASFGGNVGPVGSTFERAQLSAITDKPASSSTQLLLGPLARGTTVTMARKELSE
- a CDS encoding MlaE family ABC transporter permease — encoded protein: MRRSFVIGSRQAFRSIGRSGHMVAFFVRAIVGVPIALRHYRKEFLRHLSDVAWGNGSLVVGGGTAGVALVLGVTTGALVAIEGYNFLDLLGLGPATGIISSLASTRELAPIVASLAFAMQAGCRFTAQLGSMRIAEEIDAMESVAIRPIPFLVTTRLMAATIVTLPLYLVCLGISYLSCQVMVGILGGGSVGSYLHYFGIGVSGIDIVYSVLKAVVFVWLASTAQCYYGFYASGGPEGVGIAAGNAMRASITLVIIVNMLLTLALWSVDAGARLGG
- a CDS encoding MlaD family protein; this encodes MSFRRLLIALSVFVAVALALTWLVYATLRREISGDTTAYSAVFTDVFGLRDGDDVRMAGVRVGRVQKIELVNNKQAKVDFVVQNEQKLYGNTLASVTYQNIVGQRYLGLSRGKPGASDSDTVLPEGATIPVERTDPSFDVTTLLNGYEPLFSTLDPEQADNLTKGVIQSLQGDDASIATLVTQTSRLTETFAGRDQALANVITSLNTVAGNLSLQNESLDNTIAHSRKIVSDFDAHRPTLVSAVGSLAQVTRRLSAITKEVNPSLEELIGRQPGFGKHLVGIEPQLAFFGDNLPLVLKGLARMSNEGAFLNVYACDLDFTSFFPGLNDVVPIIVNAATPGNVAQYTPRCRNLANG
- a CDS encoding MlaD family protein; the protein is MAEQSRWQRFKSRPVETYNKTWLGLVAITVVVALIGVMLLVKALGLGYRSYTAEFVQAASLRPGQPITVAGIPVGSITSLRLAGDHVEAGLSVRDDVILGKDTKASIRVTTILGSRFLDLRPDGPGSLPNRTIDIAHTEVPYDLQATLKDVTTTFEQVDFDKVAHSLSVLGKQLDGLPEVVPQAMENIQRLSSIIADRRDQLGTLLKSSEKITNTLRSQQSSVGTLINQGQALLGEFVSRRGTFHAMMQALTNLVEQLGKIVITNRPQLDEMLKTMQELSGMLGKHDDLFRDALQAGAVAVRGVANSSGTGNAIDFNITNGIVIDSWMCAISSRAKQFGMIQYFKDCK